The Syngnathus typhle isolate RoL2023-S1 ecotype Sweden linkage group LG16, RoL_Styp_1.0, whole genome shotgun sequence genome includes a region encoding these proteins:
- the eif4eb gene encoding eukaryotic translation initiation factor 4eb codes for MLSPVGPAARARARARARGVESQGRPGKRLADRPPRAAYCACPERVVTLPRELQSSESFSTRICKMATAEPVSTFSSNFNSLFVETNQSPSLPKEDGSDEAKEESNPSPSLPKEDGTDDAKEAGQEIVSPEVYIKHPLQNRWSLWFFKIDKNKTWQANLRLISKFDTVEDFWALYNHIQLSSNLMSGCDYSLFKDGIEPMWEDEKNKRGGRWLITLNKQQRRFDLDRFWLETLLCLVGEAFDDYSDEVCGAVVNIRTKGDKIAVWTSDSENRDAITQIGRVYKERLGLPLKMTIGYQSHFDTATKSGSTTKNKFVV; via the exons ATGCTTTCGCCGGTCGGCCCTGCTGctcgtgcgcgcgcgcgtgctcgCGCTCGAGGGGTGGAGTCCCAGGGCCGGCCGGGGAAGCGGCTGGCTGACAGGCCGCCACGAGCGGCTTACTGCGCATGCCCAGAGCGCGTGGTCACGTTGCCCCGTGAGCTCCAATCAAGTGAGAGTTTCTCCACACGGATTTGTAAGATGGCGACTGCCGAACCGGTGAGCACTTTCTCGAGCAACTTCAACTCCCTCTTCGTG GAAACCAACCAAAGTCCATCCCTGCCCAAAGAGGATGGAAGTGACGAGGCAAAAGAG GAAAGCAACCCAAGTCCGTCCCTCCCTAAAGAGGATGGAACTGATGACGCAAAAGAGGCTGGTCAGGAAATTGTGAGCCCAGAAGTCTACATCAAACACCCTCTGCAAAACAG ATGGTCTCTATGGTTCTTCAAGATTGACAAGAACAAAACATGGCAGGCCAACTTGAGACTCATCTCCAAATTTGACACAGTGGAAGACTTCTGGGC TCTGTACAACCATATCCAGTTATCCAGCAATCTCATGTCAGGCTGCGATTACTCCCTTTTTAAG GATGGTATTGAGCCCATGTGGGAGGATGAGAAGAACAAGCGGGGAGGACGCTGGTTGATCACACTCAACAAGCAGCAGAGGAGATTTGATCTGGACCGCTTTTGGTTAGAAACT CTCTTGTGCTTAGTTGGAGAGGCCTTTGACGACTACAGCGATGAAGTCTGTGGAGCTGTGGTCAACATTCGCACTAAAGGGGATAAAATCGCTGTGTGGACATCAGACTCTGAAAACCGTGACGCTATCACGCAAATAGG GAGAGTTTACAAGGAGCGATTGGGGCTCCCCTTGAAGATGACTATTGGCTACCAATCTCACTTTGACACAGCAACCAAAAGTGGCTCCACCACCAAGAACAAATTTGTTGTTTGA